In Rhodanobacter humi, the following are encoded in one genomic region:
- a CDS encoding chloride channel protein: MTSPADNTPGHADVRTEGSTDALPFSPALGTTLDAAKMPRRSTLVDRRVLRITAVSVVLGIGAALIAKILTMLIGLITNLVFYGRVSAAFSSPADAVPHLGWWVVLIPALGGVVVGFMARWGSRAIRGHGIPEAMEQVLLNESKIPPRITFLKPISSAIAIGTGGPFGAEGPIIATGGALGSFIGQVMKVTGSERKVLLAAGAAAGMSAIFSAPIASVVLAVELLLFELRPRSLIPVALACVAATGMRYVLMGTTPVFQMPVLASPGGWALATYVLIGAVVGLLSVWTTRIVYGIEDWFEKLSIHWMWWPAIGGVVVGVVGYFAPLTLGVGYTNIEDIVNGRLTLAALAFLCVMKFLSWSISLGSGTSGGTLAPLFTIGGALGAMMGIGVAALAPHFGIDPRIAALVGMAAIFAGASRALLTAVVFAFETTAQPAGLLPLLGGCTAAYLISALMMRNTIMTEKIARRGVRVPAEYAADYLDQVVVGDACARDVVTLKTTQALAEVRRWLIDGTPESQHQGFPVVDERGHVQGVLTRRSLLDPQWHYTLTLGELVTRPPIAVNEGHSLREAADHMVAESVGRLVVVSKDDPHKLVGILTRGDILAAHGRRLREARHSSRYLRFRDGLKPRPEEAVASRH; this comes from the coding sequence ATGACTTCCCCCGCTGACAACACCCCCGGCCACGCCGACGTGCGCACCGAGGGCAGCACCGACGCGCTGCCGTTTTCGCCCGCGCTGGGCACGACGCTGGACGCGGCGAAGATGCCGCGCCGCTCCACCCTGGTCGATCGCCGCGTGCTGCGCATCACCGCGGTGTCGGTGGTGCTGGGCATCGGCGCGGCGCTGATCGCGAAGATCCTCACCATGCTGATCGGCCTGATCACCAACCTGGTGTTCTACGGCCGCGTCTCCGCCGCGTTCTCCTCGCCCGCCGACGCGGTGCCGCACCTGGGCTGGTGGGTGGTGCTGATTCCCGCGCTGGGCGGCGTGGTCGTGGGCTTCATGGCGCGCTGGGGCTCGCGCGCGATCCGCGGCCACGGCATTCCCGAGGCGATGGAGCAGGTGCTGCTCAACGAATCGAAGATCCCGCCGCGCATCACCTTCCTGAAGCCGATCTCCTCGGCGATCGCGATCGGCACCGGTGGCCCGTTCGGCGCGGAAGGCCCGATCATCGCCACCGGCGGCGCGCTGGGTTCCTTCATCGGCCAGGTGATGAAGGTCACCGGCAGCGAGCGCAAGGTGCTGCTGGCGGCCGGCGCGGCGGCGGGCATGTCGGCGATCTTCTCCGCGCCGATCGCCTCGGTCGTGCTGGCGGTGGAACTGCTGCTGTTCGAGCTGCGCCCGCGCTCGCTGATCCCGGTGGCGCTGGCCTGCGTGGCCGCCACCGGCATGCGTTACGTGCTGATGGGCACCACGCCGGTGTTCCAGATGCCGGTGCTGGCCTCGCCCGGCGGCTGGGCGCTGGCCACCTACGTGCTGATCGGCGCGGTGGTCGGCCTGCTCAGCGTGTGGACCACGCGCATCGTCTATGGCATCGAGGACTGGTTCGAGAAGCTGTCGATCCACTGGATGTGGTGGCCGGCGATCGGCGGCGTGGTGGTCGGCGTGGTCGGCTACTTCGCGCCGCTGACCCTGGGCGTGGGCTACACCAACATCGAGGACATCGTGAATGGCCGGCTGACGCTGGCGGCGCTGGCCTTCCTGTGCGTGATGAAGTTCCTGTCCTGGTCGATCTCGCTGGGCAGCGGCACGTCCGGCGGCACGCTGGCGCCGTTGTTCACGATCGGCGGCGCGCTGGGCGCGATGATGGGCATCGGCGTGGCCGCGCTGGCGCCGCACTTCGGCATCGATCCGCGCATCGCCGCGCTGGTGGGCATGGCGGCGATCTTCGCCGGCGCCTCGCGCGCGCTGCTCACCGCGGTGGTGTTCGCGTTCGAGACCACGGCGCAGCCCGCCGGCCTGCTGCCGCTGCTGGGCGGCTGCACCGCGGCCTACCTGATCTCCGCGCTGATGATGCGCAACACCATCATGACCGAGAAGATCGCCCGCCGCGGCGTGCGCGTGCCCGCCGAGTACGCGGCCGACTACCTCGATCAGGTCGTGGTGGGCGACGCCTGCGCGCGCGACGTGGTGACGCTGAAAACCACCCAGGCGCTGGCCGAGGTGCGCCGCTGGCTCATCGACGGTACGCCGGAATCGCAGCACCAGGGCTTCCCGGTGGTGGACGAGCGCGGCCACGTGCAGGGGGTGCTGACCCGCCGCAGCCTGCTCGATCCGCAGTGGCATTACACGCTGACCCTGGGCGAGCTGGTGACGCGGCCGCCGATCGCGGTGAACGAGGGCCACTCGCTGCGCGAGGCGGCCGACCACATGGTGGCCGAGAGCGTGGGCCGGCTGGTCGTGGTGAGCAAGGACGACCCGCACAAGCTGGTCGGCATCCTCACCCGCGGCGACATCCTCGCCGCGCACGGGCGGCGCCTGCGCGAGGCGCGCCACTCTTCGCGCTACCTGCGCTTCCGCGATGGCCTCAAGCCGCGACCGGAAGAGGCCGTGGCCTCGCGCCACTGA